One part of the Paenibacillus silvisoli genome encodes these proteins:
- the ppdK gene encoding pyruvate, phosphate dikinase, protein MSLKMVYGFSEGNAKMKALLGGKGANLAEMTRSGLPVPHGFTITTEASHDFFQMGNRMKDDLLAQIQSALTRLESDTGQRFGDADNALLVSVRSGSVTSMPGMMDTILNLGLNDDTVQGLAALTGNERFAYDCYRRLIQMFGSIVLGVESYHFESLLHKMKKNTGAKLDQDVTSEGWRNLVDEYKSCIKMKTGREFPQQVHEQLKMAVEAVFKSWNNNRAQIYRKINHIPDDQGTAVNVQRMVFGNKGDDCGTGVVFTRNPSNGDNELFGEYLVNAQGEDVVAGVRTPYPIDTLKVAMPEIYEQLAQVCKLLERHYKDMQDIEFTVENGKLYVLQTRTGKRNAQAAMKLAVDFVKEGIISREEALQRIEASHLDQLLHRGIDESKVLELLATGLPASPGAAIGVAAFDADTAAEWNRTGKQVILIRPETTPEDIHGVLASEGVLTSRGGMTSHAAVVARGMGKPCVCGCEGVRIDLEARRMIAGDRIIGEGEWVTLDGASGRVILGAIPLQDAAATTELLQILEWADEIRKLRVYANADNPVDAQTARSFGAEGIGLCRTEHMFFAPSRLTVMQRMIMADTTDERKAALAQLLPMQQSDFEGIFQAMDGFSVTIRLLDPPLHEFLPKASELQRKLDDTDSIEEKALLAQMIRKVHSLHESNPMLGLRGCRLGILYPEIYDMQIEAIFNAAASCMDRGVSVIPEIMIPLVGHASELERLRKRVDRVAGQVMQARACNYKVGTMIEVPRAALTARQIAAHADFFSFGTNDLTQMTFGYSRDDAEGKFLTQYLDQKVLQHNPFQALDTEGVGQLIGMAVAAGRSLKPALKTGICGEHGGEKASIAFCHEIGLDYVSCSPFRIPMARIAAAQAEIEQIHRSEL, encoded by the coding sequence ATGTCATTGAAAATGGTATATGGATTCTCGGAAGGCAATGCGAAAATGAAAGCGTTGCTCGGAGGCAAAGGCGCGAATTTGGCGGAGATGACACGTTCCGGCCTGCCTGTTCCGCACGGCTTCACGATTACCACTGAGGCCAGTCATGATTTTTTTCAGATGGGGAACCGAATGAAGGATGATCTTCTAGCGCAAATTCAATCTGCACTTACTAGACTAGAAAGCGATACCGGCCAAAGGTTCGGCGACGCTGACAATGCGCTCCTTGTTTCGGTTCGATCGGGCTCCGTTACCTCTATGCCTGGTATGATGGATACCATTCTGAATTTAGGATTGAACGACGATACCGTGCAGGGTTTGGCTGCATTGACCGGTAATGAACGCTTTGCTTACGACTGCTACCGGAGATTAATCCAAATGTTTGGCAGCATCGTGCTCGGAGTGGAGTCTTATCACTTCGAGAGTCTTCTCCATAAAATGAAGAAAAATACCGGTGCCAAGCTTGATCAAGATGTGACGTCCGAAGGTTGGCGGAATTTAGTAGATGAATACAAGTCGTGTATAAAGATGAAGACTGGCCGAGAGTTCCCGCAGCAAGTACACGAGCAATTGAAGATGGCCGTGGAAGCTGTTTTTAAATCGTGGAACAACAACAGGGCGCAAATCTATCGGAAAATCAACCATATCCCTGATGATCAAGGGACGGCTGTCAACGTGCAGCGCATGGTTTTCGGCAATAAAGGCGACGACTGCGGCACAGGTGTAGTGTTCACGCGCAATCCTTCGAACGGAGACAATGAGCTGTTCGGCGAATACCTCGTCAACGCACAGGGAGAAGACGTGGTTGCCGGGGTCAGAACGCCTTATCCCATCGATACACTGAAGGTCGCGATGCCGGAAATCTATGAGCAGTTAGCACAGGTTTGTAAGCTATTGGAAAGGCACTACAAGGACATGCAGGATATTGAATTCACTGTTGAGAACGGAAAGCTGTATGTGCTGCAAACGAGAACAGGCAAGCGAAACGCCCAGGCGGCAATGAAGCTGGCAGTTGACTTTGTGAAGGAAGGCATAATTAGCCGCGAGGAAGCATTGCAAAGAATTGAGGCTTCCCACCTCGATCAGTTGCTTCACAGGGGAATCGATGAAAGCAAGGTGCTGGAGCTATTAGCGACAGGATTGCCGGCATCGCCGGGTGCCGCGATCGGTGTCGCGGCATTCGATGCGGACACCGCAGCCGAATGGAACCGCACTGGTAAGCAGGTCATCTTGATTCGACCGGAGACTACGCCAGAAGACATTCATGGAGTATTAGCGTCGGAAGGCGTTCTCACTAGCCGCGGAGGGATGACCAGTCATGCTGCGGTTGTAGCACGAGGAATGGGCAAGCCGTGCGTTTGCGGCTGCGAAGGTGTGCGAATTGATTTGGAAGCGCGCCGAATGATTGCCGGTGATCGGATTATCGGGGAGGGAGAGTGGGTCACCTTAGATGGTGCAAGCGGCAGAGTAATCTTAGGCGCGATTCCGCTCCAAGACGCAGCTGCGACGACAGAGCTGCTTCAAATTCTCGAGTGGGCGGATGAAATCCGTAAATTACGCGTGTATGCCAATGCCGATAATCCGGTCGATGCACAGACGGCTCGCAGCTTTGGCGCTGAGGGCATCGGCTTGTGCCGGACAGAGCATATGTTCTTTGCCCCCTCCCGTCTGACGGTCATGCAAAGAATGATAATGGCAGATACAACGGATGAACGTAAAGCGGCACTGGCTCAGCTGCTGCCGATGCAGCAATCCGATTTTGAGGGTATCTTTCAAGCGATGGACGGATTTTCGGTCACAATACGACTACTTGATCCGCCGCTGCACGAATTTCTACCCAAAGCTAGTGAGTTGCAGCGCAAGCTGGATGACACAGATTCAATAGAAGAGAAGGCATTGTTGGCGCAAATGATCCGTAAAGTGCACTCGCTTCATGAATCCAATCCAATGCTTGGCCTAAGAGGATGCAGACTTGGCATTTTGTATCCCGAAATCTATGATATGCAAATTGAAGCTATATTCAATGCTGCCGCTTCCTGCATGGACAGAGGGGTGTCCGTCATTCCTGAAATCATGATACCGCTGGTCGGTCACGCATCCGAACTAGAACGATTGCGGAAAAGGGTGGATCGGGTTGCGGGCCAGGTCATGCAAGCTAGAGCTTGCAACTACAAGGTAGGTACGATGATCGAGGTGCCTCGCGCTGCTCTGACCGCACGCCAGATCGCCGCCCATGCTGACTTTTTCTCGTTTGGCACGAACGATCTGACACAGATGACATTCGGCTACAGCCGAGATGATGCGGAAGGGAAATTTCTGACGCAATACTTGGATCAGAAGGTTCTGCAGCATAACCCGTTCCAAGCGCTGGATACGGAGGGGGTAGGCCAATTAATCGGGATGGCAGTCGCGGCGGGACGTTCCTTGAAGCCGGCACTTAAAACCGGTATATGCGGCGAGCATGGCGGTGAAAAAGCGTCGATCGCATTTTGTCACGAAATCGGACTGGATTACGTCAGTTGTTCGCCATTCCGAATTCCAATGGCCAGAATCGCTGCGGCCCAAGCCGAGATCGAACAAATCCACCGGTCTGAGCTTTGA
- the gap gene encoding type I glyceraldehyde-3-phosphate dehydrogenase — translation MKIGLSGTGRIGRLCLRKALTHNGGIWKMGLINTIASIETLAHLLQYDSVHGKWDAEIQVEDPFLIVNGFRIPVVSYPDPSSIPWRQYGVDLVIDATGKFTDRPAMEYHQSSGAKRVLITSPGKDTDLTIVMGVNEERYDPFHHRLISAASCTTNCLAPILHILDEAFGVKSGWMTTVHAFTSDQNHLDNGHKDLRRARACTNSIIPTSTGISDALKDVLPALAPYMKGISVRVPTQDVSLLDLQVRLSKPVTTEDVKNAIRIALAGKLGAYVDYNELPLVSADYIGNEKSAIIDGLSMMTQEDQVKLLAWYDNEWAYASRVIDVVCLVAEKEATMTRRGKHG, via the coding sequence ATGAAAATTGGTTTGAGCGGGACCGGACGAATTGGCAGGTTGTGTTTACGTAAAGCCTTAACACACAATGGGGGCATTTGGAAAATGGGTCTTATCAATACGATAGCTTCCATTGAAACGTTAGCTCATTTGCTTCAATACGATTCCGTTCATGGTAAATGGGACGCCGAAATCCAAGTTGAAGATCCGTTCTTGATTGTTAATGGTTTTCGAATCCCAGTGGTCTCGTATCCGGATCCGAGCTCTATTCCTTGGAGGCAATACGGCGTTGATCTCGTTATTGATGCAACCGGAAAGTTTACGGATCGACCTGCGATGGAATACCATCAATCATCCGGAGCCAAGAGGGTGCTTATTACTTCACCTGGCAAAGACACCGATTTGACCATCGTGATGGGTGTCAATGAAGAGCGGTACGATCCGTTCCATCATCGACTCATTTCCGCAGCCTCTTGTACGACCAATTGTCTAGCTCCCATCCTTCATATTTTAGATGAGGCATTTGGCGTGAAAAGCGGATGGATGACAACGGTGCATGCATTCACAAGCGACCAGAATCATCTCGACAACGGACACAAGGATTTGCGGCGTGCGCGCGCTTGCACCAACTCGATCATTCCGACATCCACGGGAATTAGCGATGCGTTGAAGGATGTTCTTCCTGCTCTTGCTCCTTATATGAAAGGAATTTCTGTGAGGGTGCCAACTCAAGATGTTTCGCTGCTCGATCTTCAGGTCCGACTAAGCAAGCCGGTTACGACAGAGGATGTGAAAAATGCGATTAGAATCGCTTTAGCTGGAAAACTGGGCGCTTATGTAGACTATAACGAGCTTCCGCTCGTATCTGCCGACTACATTGGAAACGAGAAGTCGGCCATTATTGACGGACTCAGCATGATGACTCAGGAGGACCAAGTGAAATTATTGGCTTGGTACGACAATGAGTGGGCCTATGCGAGCCGTGTGATCGATGTGGTCTGTTTGGTCGCTGAGAAGGAAGCAACAATGACGAGGAGGGGGAAGCATGGATAA
- the hutH gene encoding histidine ammonia-lyase codes for MTPIVLDGESLTLDMVAEAAFEYRPLILSVKASERVAKCREMVEELVAAGQVVYGVTTGFGKFSDVLISAQDAAKLQVNLIRSHACAVGSPMSEPAVRALMLLRANALSKGNSGIRPVTLQLLIDCINKRVHPVVPEQGSLGASGDLAPLSHLALVLMGEGEAYYQGKRLPGAKALEQAGLKPIALQAKEGLALINGTQIMTSIGTLVFVKALRLAKIADAIASMTLESLRGIPDAFAEEVQLARPYPEQIGVARNLRTLLKGSGLTTRQGDIRVQDAYSLRCLPQVHGATRQVLGYALDKLSVEINAATDNPLLFTQEGLVVSGGNFHGQPIAFAMDFMKIGMSELANISERRTERLVNPALSGGLPAFLSHNPGVGSGLMIMQYVSASLVSENKVLAHPASVDSIPSSANQEDHVSMGTTAARHAAQVIDNVAKVLAIELICAAEAADFVGADRLAPATRALYNGVRSIVPPVVDDRSTSSDIERTANALLSGKWLKAVEAVSGPLY; via the coding sequence ATGACGCCAATCGTGTTGGACGGAGAAAGCCTCACGTTGGATATGGTGGCTGAGGCGGCATTCGAGTACAGGCCGCTAATCCTAAGCGTCAAAGCGAGCGAGCGGGTGGCCAAATGCAGGGAGATGGTAGAGGAACTCGTTGCGGCAGGCCAAGTCGTATACGGCGTAACGACGGGCTTCGGAAAGTTCAGCGATGTCCTTATTTCGGCGCAGGATGCGGCGAAGCTTCAAGTCAACTTGATTCGCAGCCATGCTTGCGCCGTAGGCAGCCCCATGTCCGAACCGGCCGTGCGCGCACTCATGCTGCTTCGCGCCAACGCGCTTAGCAAAGGGAATTCCGGCATAAGGCCGGTAACGCTCCAGCTCTTGATCGATTGTATCAACAAACGCGTCCATCCTGTCGTCCCTGAGCAAGGCTCGCTTGGCGCAAGCGGCGATCTGGCTCCGCTTTCCCATCTCGCTCTAGTGCTGATGGGCGAAGGAGAGGCGTATTATCAAGGAAAACGGCTTCCCGGCGCTAAGGCGCTTGAGCAGGCAGGCCTTAAACCGATCGCCTTGCAGGCCAAAGAAGGTCTCGCGCTTATTAACGGGACTCAAATCATGACCTCGATCGGAACGCTGGTCTTCGTTAAAGCACTGCGACTTGCTAAAATCGCCGACGCGATCGCATCGATGACGCTGGAATCCCTTCGCGGCATTCCGGATGCCTTCGCCGAAGAAGTGCAGCTCGCGCGTCCCTATCCCGAGCAAATCGGAGTGGCGCGCAACCTGCGGACGCTGCTGAAAGGAAGCGGGCTCACGACTCGCCAAGGCGACATTCGCGTCCAGGATGCCTATTCGCTGCGCTGCCTGCCGCAAGTGCACGGCGCAACACGGCAGGTGCTCGGTTATGCGCTCGATAAGCTATCCGTTGAAATCAACGCCGCGACGGATAATCCGCTGTTGTTCACGCAGGAAGGGCTCGTCGTATCCGGCGGTAATTTTCACGGTCAGCCGATCGCTTTTGCAATGGATTTCATGAAAATCGGCATGAGCGAGCTTGCGAATATTTCCGAACGCCGAACGGAGAGGCTCGTGAATCCGGCGCTGTCAGGAGGATTGCCGGCTTTCCTGAGCCATAACCCGGGTGTCGGATCCGGCCTCATGATTATGCAGTACGTTAGCGCATCTCTCGTGTCGGAGAATAAAGTGCTCGCGCATCCGGCCAGTGTCGACTCCATTCCTTCTTCCGCCAATCAGGAGGACCATGTATCGATGGGCACGACCGCGGCGAGACATGCGGCACAGGTGATCGACAACGTGGCTAAAGTACTGGCCATTGAGCTCATTTGCGCGGCGGAAGCGGCCGATTTCGTAGGTGCCGATCGCTTGGCGCCGGCTACTCGCGCCTTGTATAACGGCGTGCGATCGATCGTTCCGCCGGTCGTAGACGATCGTTCTACATCATCGGATATTGAGAGAACGGCGAATGCGCTGCTATCCGGCAAATGGCTGAAAGCCGTCGAGGCCGTGTCAGGTCCATTATATTAA
- a CDS encoding Gfo/Idh/MocA family protein: MAEQRIVKWGIMGPGGISDNFATELPHAPGAELVAVAGRSLDKARAFADKFGIPRAYGSCEELAADPDVEIVYVGTLHPIHKENALTLLRGGKSVLCEKPFTINAAEAREIADLARQKGLFLLEAMWTRYLPAIVKVREWLDGGAIGDVRIVKAEFGFDAGWNPEGRLLNKEKGGGTLLDAGIYPVSFASMVYGGEQPSKISSSVLIGKTGVDEQFSLLFEYSGSRTASLHGSVRLSMTNEAVIYGTKGRIEIPRFLFAKAATLHVNGEEPVVFKHDLEPSGHFYQAIEAMECLRAGGKESEVLTVDETVRIMETLDRIREPWGLKYPSEA; this comes from the coding sequence ATGGCGGAACAACGCATTGTGAAATGGGGCATTATGGGACCGGGAGGTATTTCGGACAACTTTGCTACAGAGCTGCCGCACGCGCCGGGCGCAGAGCTTGTCGCCGTCGCGGGACGTTCGCTCGACAAGGCGCGGGCATTCGCCGATAAATTCGGCATCCCGCGCGCATATGGCAGCTGCGAGGAGCTCGCGGCCGATCCGGACGTCGAGATCGTCTACGTCGGCACGCTGCATCCGATCCACAAAGAAAACGCGCTGACGCTGCTTCGCGGCGGCAAGTCCGTGCTCTGCGAGAAACCGTTCACGATTAACGCCGCCGAGGCTAGGGAAATTGCGGACCTGGCCCGCCAGAAAGGTCTATTCCTGTTGGAAGCGATGTGGACGCGGTACCTACCCGCGATCGTCAAGGTTCGGGAGTGGCTGGACGGCGGCGCGATTGGCGACGTGCGCATCGTGAAGGCCGAGTTCGGCTTCGACGCAGGCTGGAATCCCGAAGGACGGCTGCTGAACAAGGAAAAGGGCGGCGGCACGCTGCTCGACGCCGGTATCTACCCGGTGTCGTTCGCGTCGATGGTGTACGGCGGAGAGCAGCCTTCCAAGATCTCGAGCTCCGTCCTGATCGGCAAGACAGGCGTGGATGAGCAGTTCTCGCTGCTGTTCGAATACAGTGGCAGCCGTACCGCCTCCCTGCATGGTTCGGTACGACTGTCCATGACTAACGAAGCCGTCATCTACGGGACGAAGGGGCGGATCGAAATTCCAAGATTCCTGTTCGCCAAGGCCGCGACGCTGCATGTGAACGGGGAGGAGCCGGTCGTCTTCAAGCACGATCTCGAGCCGTCCGGCCACTTCTACCAGGCGATCGAGGCGATGGAGTGCCTGCGCGCGGGCGGTAAGGAGAGCGAAGTATTGACCGTCGACGAGACTGTACGTATCATGGAGACGTTAGACCGGATCCGAGAGCCGTGGGGACTTAAGTATCCGAGCGAAGCGTGA
- the hutU gene encoding urocanate hydratase gives MNDPKRVIRAPRGTGLTCKGWVQEAAMRMLMNNLDPEVAERPEDLVVYGGIGKAARNWPSYDAIVRELQCLESDETLLIQSGKPVGVFRTHERAPRVLLSNSVLVPKWATWENFRELEQKGLMMYGQMTAGSWIYIGTQGILQGTYETFAEAARRHAGGTLKGTLTLTAGLGGMGGAQPLAVTMNEGVVIVVEVDRARIERRILTRYCDMLAETLDEALTMARSAMDEGKALSIGLLGNAADIYPEFVRRRLKPDFVTDQTSAHDPLVGYIPAGYSLEQAAALRAGDPALYVKLSKASMAAHVKAMLDLQRMGSVVFDYGNNIRQVAYDEGIGDAFNFPGFVPAYIRPLFCEGKGPFRWAALSGDPEDIRKTDELVLRLFPDNERLRRWIEMAGERVAFQGLPARICWLGYGEREKFGLSLNEMVRSGELKAPIVIGRDHLDCGSVASPNRETEAMQDGSDAVGDWAILNALINTSAGASWVSVHHGGGVGMGYSLHAGMVVVADGTDEAAKRLSAVLTSDPGMGVIRHVDAGYEKAVDTAEKHGIRIPMHE, from the coding sequence ATGAATGACCCAAAACGCGTTATCCGCGCCCCGCGCGGAACCGGGCTTACCTGTAAAGGCTGGGTGCAGGAAGCCGCGATGAGGATGTTAATGAATAACCTCGATCCCGAGGTCGCCGAACGTCCGGAAGATTTGGTTGTGTACGGCGGGATCGGCAAGGCAGCCCGGAACTGGCCGTCTTACGACGCTATCGTGCGAGAGCTGCAGTGTCTTGAGAGCGACGAGACGCTGCTCATTCAATCCGGTAAGCCTGTCGGCGTCTTCAGAACGCATGAACGCGCGCCGCGCGTGCTGTTGTCGAACTCCGTGCTCGTGCCGAAGTGGGCCACGTGGGAAAACTTCCGGGAGCTGGAGCAGAAGGGGCTGATGATGTACGGTCAAATGACGGCGGGCAGCTGGATCTATATCGGAACGCAAGGGATTTTGCAGGGGACTTACGAGACCTTTGCCGAAGCGGCCCGCCGTCATGCAGGAGGCACGCTGAAAGGTACGCTTACGTTGACGGCGGGGCTAGGCGGCATGGGCGGCGCTCAGCCGCTAGCGGTAACGATGAACGAAGGCGTCGTCATTGTCGTTGAAGTCGATCGGGCCCGTATCGAACGGCGAATTCTAACCCGTTACTGCGACATGCTGGCGGAAACGCTGGACGAGGCACTTACGATGGCGAGGAGTGCGATGGATGAGGGGAAGGCGCTTTCGATCGGACTGCTCGGGAATGCGGCGGACATCTATCCGGAGTTTGTAAGGCGGAGATTGAAGCCGGATTTTGTCACCGATCAGACTTCGGCGCACGATCCGCTCGTCGGTTACATCCCAGCCGGGTATTCCTTGGAACAAGCAGCCGCGCTGCGCGCCGGCGATCCTGCGCTGTATGTGAAGCTGTCCAAAGCAAGCATGGCCGCTCATGTGAAAGCGATGCTCGATTTGCAGCGGATGGGTTCCGTCGTGTTCGATTACGGCAACAACATCCGCCAAGTCGCCTATGACGAAGGGATAGGGGACGCATTCAACTTCCCTGGATTCGTGCCGGCTTACATCCGCCCGTTGTTCTGTGAAGGAAAGGGCCCGTTCCGCTGGGCGGCGCTGTCCGGCGATCCGGAAGACATCCGTAAAACGGATGAGCTCGTGCTTCGTCTGTTCCCAGACAATGAGCGGCTGCGCCGTTGGATTGAAATGGCGGGCGAGCGCGTAGCTTTCCAAGGCCTGCCGGCACGCATTTGCTGGCTCGGCTACGGCGAACGCGAGAAGTTCGGTCTCTCCCTGAACGAAATGGTCCGTAGCGGCGAGCTGAAAGCGCCGATCGTCATCGGCCGCGATCACTTGGACTGCGGCTCCGTCGCTTCCCCTAACCGTGAAACGGAAGCGATGCAGGACGGCTCCGACGCTGTAGGCGACTGGGCGATTCTGAATGCGCTCATCAATACGTCGGCGGGTGCTTCCTGGGTATCCGTCCATCATGGCGGCGGCGTCGGAATGGGCTATTCCTTGCACGCGGGCATGGTCGTCGTCGCGGACGGAACCGACGAAGCGGCGAAGCGGCTTAGCGCCGTACTGACGTCAGATCCGGGCATGGGCGTCATCCGCCACGTGGACGCCGGCTACGAGAAAGCGGTTGATACCGCTGAAAAACACGGCATTCGTATTCCTATGCATGAATAA
- a CDS encoding helix-turn-helix transcriptional regulator yields MLTREGISIELSPRQLEIVELIQKRAPITGEQIAEYFGVTRPSIRSDLVLLSMLGIIDAKPKVGYFIGSTLLKQESGISDIAHKRVKEVMGIPIVLRGNATVNDAVVTLFLEDVGSLTVVDSSGALEGIVSRKDLLKVTVGNAQASNVLLGMVMTRYPNIVTVSPEDSVRDAMRKMIKHEVDGLPVVMPFQSSEGPTKVEVVGRITKTTVMKLLYEVIADQT; encoded by the coding sequence TTGTTAACGCGGGAGGGAATATCCATCGAATTGTCACCTCGCCAATTGGAAATTGTAGAGTTGATTCAGAAACGTGCTCCGATTACCGGAGAGCAAATCGCCGAATATTTCGGAGTTACCCGTCCCTCCATTCGATCCGATCTGGTGCTGCTTAGTATGTTGGGGATTATCGACGCCAAGCCTAAAGTCGGTTATTTTATCGGAAGTACGTTGTTAAAGCAGGAGTCCGGGATATCCGACATCGCGCATAAGAGGGTCAAAGAGGTTATGGGGATTCCAATCGTTCTTCGCGGAAACGCAACCGTGAATGATGCCGTTGTAACCCTATTTCTCGAAGATGTCGGCAGCCTTACTGTCGTTGATAGCTCCGGAGCGTTGGAGGGAATTGTGTCGCGCAAAGATTTATTAAAGGTGACCGTGGGCAATGCTCAAGCTTCGAATGTTTTGCTCGGTATGGTTATGACCCGCTATCCGAACATCGTAACGGTGTCGCCGGAGGACTCTGTGCGTGATGCCATGCGCAAAATGATAAAGCACGAAGTGGACGGTTTGCCTGTCGTAATGCCGTTCCAGTCTTCCGAAGGGCCGACCAAAGTTGAAGTAGTAGGTAGAATTACGAAGACGACCGTGATGAAATTGCTGTATGAGGTCATTGCAGATCAAACTTGA
- the hutI gene encoding imidazolonepropionase: protein MTLERIDLLLTGIGRLVTPPGSVPRYGGEMRSVSEIEHAAIAIRGDRIALFGPQGDVLTQLNGAEIVETLDAGGRMVTPGLVDPHTHLVHGGSREHELSLKRSGVPYLDILAQGGGILSTVKATRAASEQELYDKARKSLDIMLLNGVTTVEAKSGYGLTLEDELKQLRVAKRLHEEHPVDVVPTFMGAHAVPPEYKGRPDEFVELLVNEMLPEVARKGLAEFCDVFCEQGVFTAPQTRRILQQGKRYGLIPKIHADEIETLGGAELAGEIGAISAEHLLAASDEGLRMLAVNGVIPVLLPGTSFNLGLKQHARAREMIDTHQLPVALSTDYNPGSCPTESIQLIMMLASLNLRMVPEEIITACTINASAAIGRAHDIGSIEAGKRADLTLFDVPNIAYLPYHFGINHTFGVIKNGKVTVWDRQIKGRKNAGER, encoded by the coding sequence ATGACATTAGAACGTATCGATCTACTCCTTACGGGTATCGGTCGCCTGGTCACGCCGCCGGGAAGCGTTCCCCGTTACGGAGGAGAGATGAGGAGCGTCAGCGAGATTGAACATGCCGCAATCGCGATCCGCGGCGACCGCATTGCGCTGTTTGGGCCTCAAGGCGATGTGCTGACGCAGCTGAATGGGGCTGAGATCGTTGAAACCTTGGACGCAGGCGGCCGAATGGTTACGCCCGGCTTGGTCGATCCGCACACGCATCTCGTGCATGGGGGCTCTCGCGAGCATGAGCTCTCGCTTAAACGATCCGGCGTGCCGTATTTGGACATTTTGGCGCAGGGGGGCGGCATTCTTAGCACCGTGAAAGCAACCCGCGCGGCAAGCGAGCAGGAATTATATGACAAGGCCCGCAAGAGCCTCGATATCATGCTGCTAAACGGCGTCACGACTGTCGAAGCGAAGAGCGGTTATGGATTGACGCTAGAGGATGAGCTTAAGCAATTGCGCGTTGCAAAACGGCTTCATGAAGAGCATCCGGTCGACGTCGTGCCGACGTTCATGGGCGCTCATGCCGTGCCTCCGGAGTACAAAGGGCGGCCAGACGAATTCGTCGAACTTCTGGTCAATGAAATGCTGCCTGAAGTGGCGCGGAAAGGGCTTGCCGAGTTTTGCGATGTGTTCTGCGAGCAGGGCGTTTTTACCGCTCCACAAACCCGCCGTATTTTGCAGCAAGGCAAGCGTTACGGGCTGATCCCCAAAATCCACGCCGATGAAATCGAAACGCTAGGCGGAGCGGAATTGGCCGGAGAGATCGGCGCGATATCCGCGGAGCATCTGCTGGCGGCCTCGGATGAAGGCTTGCGCATGCTTGCCGTAAACGGCGTTATTCCGGTGCTGCTGCCCGGAACATCGTTTAATCTCGGGCTGAAGCAGCATGCGCGCGCTCGTGAGATGATCGATACGCACCAATTGCCGGTGGCATTGTCGACCGACTACAATCCCGGGTCTTGCCCGACCGAATCCATCCAGCTCATCATGATGCTGGCGTCGCTCAACCTGCGAATGGTCCCGGAAGAGATCATAACCGCTTGCACGATCAATGCGTCGGCCGCGATCGGGCGCGCGCACGACATCGGGTCCATTGAAGCAGGAAAACGCGCGGATTTAACGTTGTTCGATGTGCCGAATATTGCCTATTTACCGTATCATTTCGGGATCAATCACACATTCGGCGTCATCAAGAACGGTAAAGTCACCGTATGGGACCGTCAGATCAAAGGGAGGAAGAATGCCGGTGAGCGATAG